In Hyphomicrobiales bacterium, the following are encoded in one genomic region:
- a CDS encoding flagellar protein FliS, which translates to MSMQMAFAAGAYRQAATTVGPLRAVVMVYDEIITSFARADRALDGNNPEEVYRQIERATTLLRGLRSALDYRTDEGFATQMEKVYTRLILAMHASFGKTDARERYGKLCLGIVELRNAWAEIGHLPPREETN; encoded by the coding sequence ATGTCGATGCAAATGGCTTTTGCTGCCGGGGCCTACCGGCAGGCCGCCACCACCGTCGGGCCGCTGCGCGCCGTGGTCATGGTCTATGACGAGATCATCACGAGTTTCGCCCGCGCCGACCGGGCGCTGGACGGAAACAATCCGGAAGAGGTCTACCGCCAGATCGAGCGTGCAACGACACTGTTGCGCGGGCTGCGCAGCGCGCTCGACTACCGCACCGACGAAGGCTTCGCGACCCAGATGGAGAAAGTCTACACGCGGCTGATCCTTGCCATGCATGCCTCGTTCGGCAAGACGGATGCGCGCGAACGCTATGGCAAGCTGTGCTTGGGGATCGTCGAGTTGAGAAACGCCTGGGCCGAAATCGGACATCTCCCACCACGTGAAGAAACGAATTAG
- the addA gene encoding double-strand break repair helicase AddA, translating to MSAARPLIPEDTQARQARAADPEASAFVGANAGSGKTFVLTRRVVRLLLAGTDPSRILCLTFTEAAAAEMASRVFDTLATWTRFDDEKLGAELAEIEGRRVGRAELAMARRLFARALETPGGLKIQTIHGFCTALLHQFPLEANVAGHFDVLDERGQAEMLAAARAAVLHRAASRPNSELGEALLAVSAAASDQSFLAAIDALVGKRDGLLRWIRDNGDLDGALAALATSFGLDGSETAEGLAAGVGASKAFNADYLAALLPEMERGKPTDIGRAEAFRAALAMPAGEARAEAWLAIFFTDANKVKGAGTPRSSARWATKAVKDSFPDLVDRFDLEVARLEEARERMRAFRTVAATTALVRLADAVIGVYERAKAQEGLLDYDDLVVKTADLLTQADAGPWVQYKLDLGLDHVLVDEAQDTNPRQWQVIRTLVEEFFAGEGARPATRTFFAVGDEKQSIYSFQGAAPHLFGNMKRHFARYVRDAGLTFHDERLILSFRSTPDVLKAVDTVFEPAAAHDGLAQQAEAPVHEALRQNDPGYVEIWPLVTEAQEAEPTDWREPLDHEGPNAPARRLADRIAETIADWVAAGERLEGTGEPVRAEDVLVLVRKRGPFVQALDRALKARGLPTAGSDRVVLTDHIAVMDLMALARVALLPQDDLSLAAVLKSPLVGLDEDALFDLAYDRSGTLFEALSARRDAPAFSAAHAFIAEAMARADFLRPYEFFALLLGPEGGRARFRRRLGAEVDEVLDEFLGLALNYEQTAIVSLEGFLAWLSAVPTEIKRALDTEVRGVRTMTVHGAKGLEAPVVFLVDNCAQPTSHNHDPLILEKAVSEIPGAASALVWKQGKKTATDWQQTAIDETRRLAAEEYRRLLYVALTRARDRLVVCAFKNPYKLDDNGKAKGNADRPPEGCWYDLVSRALTPDAAPIGGTPDAPDKWRWQVSPGPAHAPNDVSEKVEETVAIPAWLTLPVAPLPTRRVVTPSTALEGEGEMTGEAEEAERFPPADALAAALRGPDAPALERGRVAHRLLELLPGLEESRQQAAGRRFLAHARSSLDEGARAALLDELLGVLRHPEFAPVFSAEGRAEVSIAGTLPGPDGTPVALSGQIDRLIVTDDAVLIVDYKTNRPVPESLDEVPAAYVTQLALYRAVLAGLYPGRDIRAALLWTAGPRLTEIPADALDRAAPIPGR from the coding sequence ATGAGCGCCGCTCGCCCGTTAATCCCCGAGGACACCCAAGCCCGTCAGGCCCGCGCCGCCGACCCTGAGGCCTCCGCCTTTGTCGGCGCCAATGCGGGTTCCGGCAAGACCTTCGTGCTGACCCGCCGTGTGGTCCGGCTGTTGCTTGCCGGCACCGACCCCTCGCGCATTTTGTGCCTGACGTTTACGGAAGCGGCAGCCGCCGAAATGGCGAGCCGCGTTTTCGATACGCTGGCTACCTGGACCCGCTTCGACGATGAAAAGCTCGGCGCCGAACTGGCCGAGATCGAGGGCCGCCGTGTCGGTCGCGCGGAACTGGCGATGGCGCGGCGGCTGTTCGCTCGCGCGCTGGAGACGCCCGGCGGTTTGAAGATCCAGACCATCCACGGCTTCTGCACGGCGCTGCTGCACCAGTTCCCGCTCGAGGCCAATGTCGCCGGCCATTTCGATGTGCTCGACGAGCGCGGTCAGGCGGAAATGCTCGCCGCCGCGCGTGCCGCCGTTCTGCACCGCGCGGCAAGCCGGCCAAACAGCGAACTCGGTGAAGCGTTGCTCGCGGTCTCGGCGGCGGCCTCCGATCAGTCGTTTCTGGCGGCCATCGACGCACTGGTCGGCAAGCGCGACGGGCTGCTGCGCTGGATCCGCGACAATGGCGATCTCGATGGCGCACTCGCGGCGCTCGCGACAAGCTTCGGCCTCGACGGCAGCGAAACGGCGGAGGGCCTTGCCGCCGGTGTCGGCGCCTCGAAAGCCTTCAACGCCGACTATCTCGCCGCCCTGTTGCCGGAGATGGAGCGCGGCAAGCCGACCGACATCGGTCGGGCCGAAGCATTTCGTGCCGCGCTCGCCATGCCGGCGGGGGAGGCGCGGGCCGAGGCCTGGCTCGCCATCTTCTTCACCGACGCCAACAAGGTGAAGGGCGCCGGGACGCCGCGCAGTTCTGCCCGCTGGGCGACCAAGGCGGTCAAGGACAGCTTCCCCGATCTCGTCGATCGCTTCGATCTCGAAGTTGCCCGGTTGGAAGAGGCGCGCGAGCGGATGCGCGCGTTTCGAACGGTTGCCGCGACCACCGCGCTGGTCCGTCTCGCCGACGCCGTTATCGGCGTCTATGAGCGGGCGAAGGCACAGGAGGGCCTGCTCGACTACGACGACCTCGTGGTCAAGACCGCCGACCTGCTGACACAGGCCGACGCCGGCCCGTGGGTGCAGTACAAGCTCGACCTTGGCCTCGATCACGTGCTTGTCGACGAGGCGCAGGACACCAATCCGCGCCAGTGGCAGGTGATCCGCACGCTGGTCGAGGAATTCTTCGCCGGCGAGGGCGCCCGGCCCGCGACGCGCACCTTCTTCGCGGTCGGCGATGAAAAACAGTCGATCTATTCGTTTCAGGGCGCCGCGCCGCACCTCTTCGGAAACATGAAGCGGCACTTTGCGCGCTACGTTCGCGACGCCGGGCTGACCTTTCACGACGAGCGGCTGATCCTCTCCTTCCGTTCGACGCCGGATGTGCTGAAGGCCGTCGATACGGTCTTCGAACCCGCCGCCGCGCATGACGGACTTGCCCAGCAGGCCGAGGCCCCGGTGCACGAGGCGTTGCGCCAGAACGATCCGGGCTATGTCGAGATCTGGCCGCTGGTGACGGAGGCGCAGGAAGCCGAGCCGACCGACTGGCGCGAGCCGCTCGACCATGAGGGACCGAACGCGCCGGCGCGCCGGCTGGCCGACCGCATCGCCGAGACCATCGCCGACTGGGTCGCTGCGGGCGAACGGCTGGAGGGCACCGGCGAGCCGGTCCGCGCCGAAGACGTGCTCGTTCTGGTGCGCAAGCGCGGCCCCTTCGTCCAGGCGCTCGACCGGGCCTTGAAGGCGCGCGGCCTGCCGACGGCGGGCTCCGACCGTGTGGTTCTGACCGACCATATCGCGGTGATGGACCTGATGGCGCTCGCCCGCGTCGCGCTGCTGCCGCAGGACGACCTCTCGCTTGCCGCCGTGCTGAAGAGCCCGCTTGTCGGCCTCGACGAGGACGCGCTGTTCGATCTGGCTTACGACCGTTCAGGCACGCTGTTCGAGGCGCTGTCGGCGCGCCGCGACGCCCCGGCCTTTTCGGCAGCCCACGCCTTCATCGCCGAGGCCATGGCCCGCGCCGACTTCCTGCGGCCCTACGAGTTCTTCGCGCTGCTGCTCGGGCCCGAGGGCGGTCGCGCCCGTTTTCGTCGCCGGCTCGGCGCCGAGGTCGACGAGGTGCTCGACGAATTCCTCGGCCTTGCCCTGAACTACGAGCAGACGGCAATCGTCAGCCTCGAAGGCTTCCTCGCCTGGCTTTCCGCCGTGCCGACCGAGATCAAGCGTGCGCTCGACACCGAGGTCCGCGGTGTGCGCACCATGACCGTGCACGGCGCCAAGGGGCTTGAAGCGCCGGTCGTTTTCCTCGTCGACAATTGCGCCCAGCCGACCTCACACAATCACGATCCGCTCATCCTCGAAAAGGCTGTGTCGGAGATCCCCGGCGCTGCATCCGCGCTTGTCTGGAAGCAGGGCAAGAAGACGGCGACCGACTGGCAGCAAACGGCGATTGACGAAACGCGCCGGCTGGCCGCCGAGGAATACCGCCGTCTGCTCTATGTCGCGCTGACGCGCGCCCGCGACCGCCTCGTCGTCTGCGCCTTCAAGAACCCCTACAAGCTCGACGACAACGGCAAGGCCAAGGGCAATGCGGACCGCCCGCCCGAAGGCTGCTGGTACGACCTCGTCTCTCGCGCGCTCACCCCCGACGCCGCGCCGATTGGCGGCACGCCCGACGCGCCGGACAAATGGCGTTGGCAGGTCTCGCCCGGCCCCGCCCACGCGCCGAACGACGTCAGCGAGAAGGTCGAGGAAACCGTCGCCATCCCCGCATGGCTGACGCTTCCGGTCGCGCCGCTGCCGACACGCCGCGTGGTCACGCCGTCGACCGCGCTGGAAGGCGAGGGCGAAATGACCGGCGAAGCGGAGGAAGCCGAGCGCTTCCCGCCTGCCGATGCGTTGGCCGCAGCTCTGCGCGGACCCGACGCGCCGGCGCTCGAACGCGGCCGCGTCGCTCACCGTCTGCTCGAATTGCTGCCGGGTCTCGAAGAAAGCCGCCAGCAAGCCGCCGGCCGGCGCTTCCTTGCTCATGCCCGCAGTAGTCTCGATGAAGGTGCGCGCGCGGCACTTCTCGACGAGTTGCTCGGCGTGCTGCGCCACCCCGAATTTGCCCCGGTGTTCTCGGCCGAAGGCCGCGCCGAGGTTTCGATCGCCGGGACGCTGCCGGGGCCGGACGGCACACCCGTCGCGCTCTCCGGCCAGATCGATCGGCTGATCGTCACCGACGACGCGGTGCTGATCGTCGATTACAAGACCAACCGCCCGGTGCCCGAATCGCTCGACGAGGTGCCGGCGGCTTACGTCACCCAGCTTGCCCTTTACCGCGCCGTGCTCGCAGGTCTCTATCCGGGCCGGGATATCCGTGCGGCGCTGTTATGGACGGCCGGCCCGAGGCTTACCGAAATCCCCGCCGACGCGCTCGACCGCGCCGCACCTATCCCCGGCAGATGA
- a CDS encoding tRNA (adenosine(37)-N6)-threonylcarbamoyltransferase complex ATPase subunit type 1 TsaE, which produces MSAPLSLTRDLADEAATIRLAEDIAMVLAPGDVIALEGDLGAGKTTFSRALLRALADDAFLEVPSPTFTIAQSYEALRVPVVHFDLYRLGSAEELDEIGFDDALEIGAALIEWPDRADGLLPADRLILSLEIVGAGDARRATLTSVGEGWAERLSRSFALRAFLDEAGWTGAERRHLQGDASTRSYERIRRDGEHAVLMNAPRRPDGPPVADGKPYSQIARLAEDVRPFVAIGETLRANGFSAPELFAHDLDAGLLLLEDLGGEGVVEEGAPIAERYGVATDVLADIHGLDWPDSVPLPDGSIHHVPPYDEAALTIEVRLLADWYVPHMTGGELDGAALDEFLALWRERFDALDQAEKSWVLRDCHSPNLIWLPEREGPARIGLIDYQDAVIGPAAYDLASLLQDARVTVPPELEQVLFARYLERRRAADTDFDRDTFAAAYATMAAQRATKVLGIFARLNHRDGKPVYLAHIPRVRDYLYRSLTHPVLSGLKLWYESHLPTGS; this is translated from the coding sequence ATGAGCGCCCCCCTTTCCCTGACCCGTGATCTGGCCGATGAGGCCGCCACAATCCGCCTTGCAGAAGACATCGCCATGGTGCTCGCGCCCGGCGATGTCATCGCGCTGGAAGGCGATCTCGGCGCCGGCAAGACGACCTTCTCGCGGGCTTTGTTGCGTGCGCTTGCCGACGACGCTTTCCTCGAAGTCCCGAGCCCGACCTTCACCATCGCCCAGAGCTATGAGGCGCTGCGGGTTCCGGTCGTGCATTTCGATCTCTATCGCCTCGGGTCGGCAGAGGAGCTCGACGAGATCGGCTTCGACGACGCGCTGGAGATCGGCGCGGCTCTGATCGAATGGCCGGACCGCGCCGATGGTTTGCTGCCCGCCGACCGGCTGATCCTGTCGCTGGAAATCGTCGGCGCGGGCGACGCCCGCCGGGCGACGCTGACGAGTGTGGGCGAGGGCTGGGCCGAGCGGCTTTCTCGCAGCTTTGCCCTGCGCGCCTTCCTCGACGAGGCTGGCTGGACGGGCGCCGAGCGCCGCCATCTGCAGGGCGATGCCTCGACCCGCTCCTACGAGCGCATTCGCCGCGACGGGGAGCATGCGGTGCTGATGAACGCGCCGCGTCGTCCCGACGGCCCGCCGGTCGCCGACGGCAAGCCCTATTCGCAGATCGCCCGTCTCGCCGAGGACGTCCGCCCCTTCGTCGCCATCGGCGAGACACTGCGCGCGAACGGCTTTTCCGCGCCCGAACTCTTCGCCCACGATCTCGATGCCGGTCTGCTGCTGCTTGAAGACTTGGGCGGCGAGGGCGTCGTCGAAGAGGGGGCCCCGATCGCCGAGCGCTATGGCGTCGCGACCGATGTGCTCGCCGACATACATGGGTTGGATTGGCCGGACAGTGTTCCTCTGCCGGATGGTTCGATCCATCATGTCCCGCCCTATGACGAGGCGGCGCTGACCATCGAGGTGCGCCTGCTCGCCGACTGGTACGTGCCGCACATGACGGGCGGCGAGCTCGATGGCGCTGCGCTCGATGAGTTTCTCGCCCTGTGGCGAGAGCGCTTCGACGCGCTCGATCAGGCCGAAAAAAGCTGGGTGCTGCGCGATTGTCACTCGCCGAACCTGATCTGGCTGCCGGAGCGCGAAGGGCCGGCCCGCATCGGCCTCATCGACTATCAGGACGCCGTCATCGGCCCCGCCGCCTACGATCTCGCATCGTTGCTGCAGGACGCCCGCGTCACTGTGCCGCCCGAGCTCGAACAGGTTCTGTTCGCGCGCTACCTTGAGCGCCGCCGCGCCGCCGATACGGATTTCGACCGGGATACCTTCGCCGCAGCCTACGCGACCATGGCCGCCCAGCGCGCCACCAAGGTGCTCGGCATTTTCGCCCGATTGAATCACCGCGACGGCAAACCCGTCTATCTGGCCCATATCCCGCGCGTGCGTGATTATCTCTATCGGTCATTGACTCATCCGGTTCTGTCCGGCCTAAAGCTCTGGTATGAGAGCCATCTCCCAACCGGTTCGTGA
- a CDS encoding thiol reductase thioredoxin — protein MATEKVTDASFDQDVLNSSEPVVVDFWAEWCGPCKMIAPALDEIATEMAGTVKIAKLNIDENPGTAVKYGVRSIPTLIMFKNGQPASMQVGAQPKNRLMDWIKGSV, from the coding sequence ATGGCGACCGAGAAAGTCACCGATGCTTCGTTCGATCAGGACGTGCTCAATTCGTCCGAGCCCGTGGTTGTGGACTTCTGGGCCGAATGGTGCGGCCCGTGCAAGATGATCGCCCCGGCGCTGGACGAGATCGCCACCGAGATGGCCGGCACGGTGAAGATCGCCAAGCTCAACATCGACGAGAACCCGGGCACCGCCGTGAAGTATGGCGTGCGCTCGATCCCGACGCTGATCATGTTCAAGAACGGTCAGCCGGCATCGATGCAGGTCGGTGCCCAGCCGAAGAACCGGCTGATGGACTGGATCAAGGGCTCGGTCTAA
- the addB gene encoding double-strand break repair protein AddB: MEGGHGSPRVFTIPPGAPFIATLVEALLAGRLVPGFDPAGDPALLADATIYLPTRRAVRAFRAELVAALGGRAAILPRIQPIGDVDEDLLLVDEGEMPDGDLAPAIPPLERRLSIARLVLYWAQMQARAVLNLDADAPVLIPASPADAARLGDALIGLMDQVANEEADWERLGDLVPETYARYWQITLSFLQIVTEAWPEFLRERDALDPAVRRNMLLDREVERLQRAPAKGPVIAAGSTGSMPATARLLAAVAGLENGAVVLPGLDSDLDEDAWDAIGMRDDPESVSSHPQYGLKQLLKTMRMSRSDVVSLAAPATPALARRRHLVAEALRPADVTDAWAGVANVGDPEVADAFADVALIEAANEEEEALAIALVLREAIAEDRRAALVTPDRMLARRVAIQLRRWDIRVDDSAGRPLADTPPAILARLVAEVALGDFAPVSLLALLKHPLARFGLEPAAIRRAARVLEVAVLRGPRPRSGSEGLKAALAASKTEVDARDGHIPRIRRRLGAADWQAASDLVDRLAAALSPLETIADHDGLVSPADLVTAHIAALHAVAAPPEDAGKSAKSELYDGPAGEALAGFLRQLLDANPNDFDIHSGEWPGLLHALMSGTPVRAGAPGDERLHIWGPLEARLQPVERIVLAGLVEGVWPQTTRSDPWLSRPMRKALGLEAPERRIGLAAHDFAQGMGSGEVVLSRTLRAGTAPTVASRWLQRLKARLGKELTETMTARGTRYLLLARDIDGPVETPLPATRPDPKPPIEARPTRLSVARIETLIRDPYAIYAQYVLGLDELDAIGAEPDMATRGTLLHDIFARFAEGWTGPFDERALDELIAIGREAFVPLEAFPDLHALWWPRFTRIAARFIDWERDSRAGFRTRHVEVDGKLALALPGGPEFTLTGRADRIDELSDDSLSIVDFKTGAPPSEAQVDTLLSPQLPLEAAMARAGGFAGIEAGRKVSELLYVELKDDASVTFAQTRGKAGAEALADRALEALTALIAAYADPERGYLSRAHPVWERRFPSPYDHLARVKEWSLGNGEDEA; this comes from the coding sequence ATGGAGGGTGGCCACGGGTCGCCGCGGGTCTTCACTATCCCGCCCGGTGCCCCATTCATCGCCACGCTCGTTGAGGCGCTGCTCGCCGGCCGGCTGGTGCCGGGTTTCGATCCCGCCGGCGATCCTGCTTTGCTGGCCGACGCCACGATCTATCTGCCGACCCGCCGCGCCGTGCGCGCCTTTCGCGCCGAACTGGTTGCAGCGCTCGGCGGCCGCGCGGCCATTCTGCCGCGCATTCAGCCGATCGGCGATGTCGACGAGGACCTCCTGCTGGTCGACGAGGGCGAGATGCCCGATGGCGATCTGGCCCCGGCGATCCCGCCGCTCGAACGGCGTCTGTCGATTGCCCGGCTGGTGCTCTACTGGGCGCAGATGCAGGCGCGCGCCGTCCTCAATCTCGACGCCGATGCGCCGGTCCTGATCCCGGCCTCGCCCGCCGATGCCGCCCGCCTTGGCGATGCGCTCATCGGCCTGATGGATCAGGTCGCCAACGAAGAGGCCGACTGGGAGCGGCTCGGTGATCTGGTGCCGGAGACTTACGCCCGCTACTGGCAGATCACGCTCAGTTTCCTGCAGATCGTCACCGAGGCCTGGCCGGAATTCCTGCGCGAGCGTGATGCGCTCGATCCCGCCGTGCGCCGAAACATGCTGCTTGATCGCGAGGTCGAACGGCTGCAGCGCGCGCCCGCGAAAGGCCCGGTGATCGCCGCGGGGTCTACCGGCTCGATGCCGGCAACCGCCCGCCTGCTTGCCGCCGTTGCCGGGCTTGAAAACGGCGCCGTCGTGCTGCCCGGTCTCGACAGCGATCTCGACGAGGATGCCTGGGACGCGATCGGCATGCGCGACGATCCCGAGTCCGTGTCGAGCCATCCGCAATACGGTCTGAAGCAGCTCTTGAAGACGATGCGGATGAGCCGCAGCGACGTGGTTTCGTTGGCCGCTCCGGCAACGCCTGCGCTTGCCCGCCGCCGCCACCTCGTTGCCGAGGCGTTGCGCCCCGCTGATGTCACGGACGCCTGGGCCGGCGTCGCCAATGTAGGCGATCCCGAAGTTGCCGACGCCTTTGCCGATGTGGCGCTGATCGAGGCTGCGAACGAGGAGGAGGAGGCGCTCGCCATCGCGCTCGTGCTGCGTGAGGCGATTGCCGAAGACCGCCGCGCCGCGCTGGTGACGCCGGATCGCATGCTGGCGCGCCGGGTCGCGATCCAGCTCCGCCGCTGGGATATTCGCGTCGACGATTCTGCCGGTCGTCCGCTCGCCGACACGCCGCCGGCGATCCTCGCTCGCCTCGTTGCCGAAGTCGCGCTTGGCGATTTCGCGCCGGTTTCCCTGCTTGCTTTGTTGAAACACCCGCTCGCCCGCTTCGGCCTCGAACCCGCCGCTATCCGTCGCGCCGCCCGCGTGCTGGAGGTGGCGGTGCTGCGCGGACCGCGCCCGCGTTCCGGAAGCGAGGGGCTGAAGGCCGCGCTTGCCGCCTCGAAGACCGAAGTGGATGCGCGCGATGGTCATATCCCGCGTATCCGCCGTCGTCTCGGCGCCGCCGACTGGCAGGCCGCGAGCGACCTCGTTGACCGGCTAGCGGCAGCGCTTTCTCCACTCGAAACGATTGCCGATCATGACGGTCTGGTCTCGCCGGCCGATCTGGTTACCGCCCATATCGCCGCGCTCCACGCGGTTGCCGCGCCGCCGGAAGATGCCGGCAAGTCGGCGAAGTCGGAACTCTATGACGGCCCGGCCGGCGAGGCACTTGCCGGCTTCCTGCGCCAGTTGCTCGACGCCAACCCAAACGACTTCGACATCCACAGCGGTGAGTGGCCGGGACTTCTGCACGCGCTGATGAGCGGCACACCGGTTCGCGCCGGAGCGCCCGGCGACGAGCGGCTGCACATCTGGGGCCCGCTCGAAGCCCGCCTGCAGCCGGTCGAGCGCATCGTGCTCGCCGGGCTGGTCGAGGGCGTGTGGCCGCAGACAACGCGCAGCGACCCCTGGCTGTCACGGCCGATGCGAAAGGCGCTCGGCCTCGAGGCACCGGAGCGGCGCATCGGCCTTGCCGCGCACGATTTCGCGCAAGGCATGGGGTCCGGCGAGGTCGTGTTGAGCCGCACCTTGCGTGCCGGCACCGCGCCGACGGTCGCCTCGCGCTGGCTGCAGCGGCTGAAGGCCCGGCTCGGCAAGGAACTGACCGAGACGATGACCGCACGCGGCACCCGCTATCTGTTGCTTGCCCGCGACATCGATGGCCCGGTCGAAACCCCGCTGCCGGCGACCCGCCCCGATCCGAAACCACCGATCGAGGCCCGCCCGACGCGCCTCTCCGTGGCGCGCATCGAAACCCTGATCCGCGATCCGTACGCGATCTACGCGCAATATGTGCTTGGCCTCGATGAACTCGACGCCATCGGCGCCGAGCCGGACATGGCAACCCGCGGCACGCTACTGCACGATATCTTCGCCCGCTTCGCCGAAGGCTGGACGGGCCCGTTCGACGAGCGCGCGCTCGACGAGCTGATCGCCATTGGCCGCGAGGCCTTCGTGCCGCTCGAAGCCTTCCCCGACCTGCACGCCCTGTGGTGGCCGCGTTTCACCCGCATCGCCGCGCGCTTCATCGACTGGGAGCGCGACAGCCGGGCGGGTTTCCGCACGCGCCATGTCGAGGTTGATGGCAAACTTGCCTTGGCCTTGCCCGGCGGGCCGGAATTCACGCTGACCGGCCGTGCCGACCGCATCGACGAGCTGAGCGACGATTCCCTCTCCATCGTTGACTTCAAGACCGGTGCGCCGCCGAGCGAGGCCCAGGTCGACACGCTGCTGTCGCCGCAATTGCCGCTTGAGGCCGCCATGGCCCGCGCTGGCGGCTTTGCCGGCATCGAGGCGGGGCGCAAGGTCTCGGAACTGCTCTACGTGGAGCTGAAGGACGACGCGTCGGTGACGTTCGCACAGACGCGCGGTAAGGCCGGTGCCGAGGCGCTGGCCGACCGCGCCCTCGAAGCGCTGACCGCGCTGATCGCCGCCTATGCGGACCCCGAGCGCGGCTATCTTTCTCGCGCCCATCCGGTGTGGGAGCGGCGCTTCCCGAGCCCTTACGACCATCTCGCGCGGGTCAAGGAATGGTCGCTCGGCAACGGGGAGGACGAGGCATGA
- a CDS encoding nucleotide exchange factor GrpE, protein MTDETRNPEDVAPDAEKPAAEAAPQADAPAEDPIAALEAENAKMKDQLLRTLAEMENLRRRTEKEVREAGQYSISGFARDMLNVGDNLRRALETVTEEARAGADATLTGLLEGVEMTERDMLKLLEKNGIARIDPAGERFDPNLHQAMFEVPDPTVTAGTVVQVMQAGYKIGDRVLRPALVGVAKGGPKPAKPEAASEADAEAPAPGEGIDKTV, encoded by the coding sequence ATGACGGACGAAACGCGCAACCCGGAAGACGTGGCGCCCGACGCGGAGAAGCCGGCTGCTGAGGCCGCGCCGCAGGCGGACGCCCCGGCCGAGGACCCGATTGCCGCGCTCGAAGCGGAAAACGCCAAGATGAAGGACCAGCTCCTTCGCACGCTGGCCGAGATGGAGAATTTGCGCCGGCGCACCGAAAAGGAAGTGCGCGAGGCCGGCCAGTATTCGATCTCCGGCTTTGCCCGCGACATGCTGAACGTCGGCGATAATTTGCGCCGTGCGCTCGAGACGGTGACCGAGGAGGCCCGCGCCGGTGCCGATGCGACGCTGACCGGTCTGCTCGAAGGCGTCGAGATGACCGAGCGCGACATGCTGAAGCTGCTGGAGAAGAACGGCATCGCCCGCATCGATCCGGCCGGCGAGCGCTTCGACCCGAACCTGCATCAGGCCATGTTCGAGGTGCCGGACCCGACGGTCACCGCCGGCACGGTCGTGCAGGTCATGCAGGCCGGCTACAAGATCGGCGACCGTGTTTTGCGCCCGGCGCTTGTCGGCGTGGCCAAGGGTGGCCCGAAACCGGCCAAGCCCGAAGCCGCTTCAGAGGCGGACGCGGAAGCACCGGCCCCCGGCGAAGGCATCGACAAGACGGTCTAA
- a CDS encoding mannose-1-phosphate guanylyltransferase, whose translation MVLAAGLGKRMRPLTATTPKPLIEVAGRSLINRNIDRLANDGVETVVVNVHYLADLVEVHVRHWQEPRIVISDERRQLLETGGGIAKALPLLGNDPFYLLNSDSFWIEGAKSNLGRLADTWDDERMDGLLLLASTVVSTGYDGDGDFTMGPDGVLERRAERTVAPFVYSGAAILHPRLFKDVPEGPFSLNVLFDRALEEGRLFGIRMEGVWLHVGTPRAIRDAEAAIRASSD comes from the coding sequence ATGGTGCTGGCCGCCGGGCTCGGCAAGCGCATGCGCCCGCTGACCGCGACGACGCCGAAGCCGCTGATCGAGGTCGCCGGCCGCTCGCTGATCAACCGCAACATCGACCGCTTGGCAAACGATGGCGTCGAGACCGTGGTGGTCAACGTCCACTATCTCGCCGACCTCGTCGAAGTGCATGTGCGGCACTGGCAGGAGCCCCGAATCGTCATCTCGGATGAACGCCGGCAATTGCTCGAAACCGGCGGCGGCATCGCCAAGGCCCTGCCGCTGCTCGGAAACGATCCGTTCTACCTGCTCAATTCCGACAGTTTCTGGATCGAAGGCGCGAAGTCCAATCTCGGCCGCCTCGCGGACACCTGGGACGACGAGCGCATGGACGGTCTCCTGCTGCTTGCAAGCACGGTCGTCAGCACCGGCTATGACGGCGACGGCGACTTCACCATGGGGCCGGACGGCGTGCTTGAGCGCCGCGCCGAACGCACCGTCGCGCCCTTCGTCTATTCCGGCGCCGCGATCCTCCATCCGCGCCTGTTCAAGGACGTGCCGGAAGGCCCGTTCTCGCTCAACGTGCTGTTTGATCGCGCGCTCGAGGAAGGTCGCCTGTTCGGCATCCGCATGGAAGGCGTGTGGCTGCATGTCGGCACGCCGCGCGCGATCCGTGATGCCGAAGCCGCCATCCGGGCAAGCTCGGACTGA